One region of Oryza glaberrima chromosome 7, OglaRS2, whole genome shotgun sequence genomic DNA includes:
- the LOC127780911 gene encoding uncharacterized protein LOC127780911: protein MPSPERGDPAAARRVAVELELELPLGGAPPYPGAAPFDLEAAVCSHGLFMMAPNRWDPASRALVRPLRLASDRAASVAVRVSRHPARPSDALLVSVLGAPGDALSPPDQTSILEQVRRMLRLDEEDGRAAAEFQAMHAVAREAGFGRIFRSPTLFEDMVKCILLCNCQWTRTLSMSTALCELQLELRSSSSTENFQSRTPPIRECKRKRSNKQNVRVKLETKFNEDKLVYLEDPNLATDTANLQTYENSFNLPSAASGTGNTSEVSLDHSELKLRNEPCLEDCGGDFPTPEELANLDEDFLAKRCNLGYRARRIVMLARSIVEGKICLQKLEEIRKMSVPTVEGLSTTPSTYDRLNEELSTISGFGPFTRANVLMCMGFFHMIPADTETIRHLKQFHKRASTISSVQKELDNIYGKYAPFQFLAYWCELWGFYNKQFGKISDMEPINYRLFTASKLKKATVNS from the exons ATGCCGTCCCCGGAACGcggcgaccccgccgccgcgcgccgcgtggccgtggagctggagctggagctcccGCTGGGCGGCGCGCCGCCCTACCCCGGCGCCGCGCCGTTCGACCTGGAGGCGGCGGTGTGCAGCCACGGGCTGTTCATGATGGCGCCCAACCGCTGGGACCCCGCGTCGCGCGCGCTGGTGCGCCcgctccgcctcgcctccgaccgcgccgcctccgtcgccgtccgcgTCTCCCGCCACCCCGCGCGCCCCTCCGACGCCCTCCTCGTCTCCGTCCTCGGCGCGCCCGGCGACGCCCTCTCCCCGCCCGACCAGACCTCCATCCTC GAGCAAGTGCGGCGGATGCTGCGGCTGGACGAGGAGgacgggagggcggcggcggagtttcAGGCGATGCACGCCGTGGCGAGGGAGGCGGGGTTCGGGCGCATCTTCCGCTCGCCCACGCTCTTCGAGGACATGGTCAAGTGCATCCTCCTCTGCAATTGCCA ATGGACAAGGACCTTGTCAATGTCTACTGCACTGTGTGAGCTTCAATTGGAGCTAAGATCTTCATCTAGCACCGAAAATTTTCAGTCAAGGACGCCTCCAATTAGGGAATGTAAAAGGAAGCGCAGCAATAAACAGAATGTCCGTGTGAAGCTAGAAACAAAATTTAACGAGGATAAGTTGGTGTACCTGGAGGATCCAAATCTAGCGACTGACACAGCAAATCTGCAAACATATGAAAACTCGTTTAACCTGCCTTCAGCTGCAAGTGGAACAGGCAACACATCTGAGGTCTCATTGGATCATTCAGAGCTTAAATTGCGAAATGAACCTTGCTTGGAAGATTGTGGTGGAGATTTTCCTACCCCGGAAGAATTGGCAAACCTTGATGAGGACTTTTTGGCGAAGCGTTGTAATCTTGGATATCGAGCCAGACGAATTGTAATGCTTGCACGAAGTATTGTAGAAGGAAAGATATGCCTACAAAAGCTTGAAGAAATACGCAAAATGTCTGTACCAACTGTAGAAGGCCTATCAACTACCCCATCCACCTATGATAGACTGAATGAAGAGTTATCCACAATATCCGGATTTGGCCCTTTCACTCGTGCCAATGTGCTCATGTGTATGGGATTTTTCCACATGATCCCAGCTGACACTGAGACAATTAGGCATTTAAAGCAG TTTCACAAGAGAGCAAGCACCATCAGTTCTGTTCAGAAGGAATTGGATAATATCTACGGCAAGTATGCCCCGTTTCAGTTCTTGGCATACTG GTGCGAGCTATGGGGCTTCTATAACAAGCAGTTCGGTAAAATCAGTGATATGGAACCGATCAACTACAGACTATTTACCGCAAGCAAATTGAAGAAAGCAACCGTCAATAGCTGA
- the LOC127780764 gene encoding uncharacterized protein LOC127780764, which produces MEAAASPSPPPSRASPLRLNPAAFLLRTTTTTTTVQPTTSADSPPPPPPTRPTPGVDRLISFLSSLIPRRGQRAKQPSSPPPTAAAAAMRRAAEREAEAERQLVGCAVPLFRPYVAQLPWHGGARAWLSRMFPRYGHYCGPNWSSGKEAGSVLWDRRPADHLDFCCYCHDMAYDTHDQAQLLRADLAFLRCLQSSRQTPARDGIAAAAIYRSMCIFGLKTILIPYRTNLVRLQTGPNYADAFADFVKRVASSSGRPTGSDKQRM; this is translated from the exons ATGGAGGCCGcggcctccccgtcgccgccccctTCCAGGGCGTCGCCGCTGCGGCTCAACCCGGCCGCGTTCCTCctccgcaccaccaccaccaccaccaccgtccagCCGACCACATCTGCCGactcgcccccgcccccgccgccgacgcggccgaCGCCCGGGGTCGACCGGCTCATCTCGTTCCTCTCCTCCCTAATCCCCCGCCGCGGGCAGCGGGCGAAGCAGCCGAGCAGCCCCCCtcccaccgcggcggcggcggcgatgcggagggcggcggagagggaggcggaggcggagcggcagcTGGTGGGGTGCGCGGTGCCGCTGTTCCGGCCGTACGTGGCGCAGCTGCcgtggcacggcggcgcgcgggcgtggCTGTCGCGGATGTTCCCGCGGTACGGGCACTACTGCGGCCCCAACTGGTCGAGCGGGAAGGAGGCCGGGTCCGTGCTCTGGGACCGCCGCCCCGCCGACCACCTCGACTTCTGCTGCTACTGCCACGACATGGCCTACGACACCCACGACCAGGCCCAGCTCCTCCGCGCCGacctcgccttcctccgctgCCTCCAGAGCAGCCGCCAGACCCCCGCCCGCGacggcatcgccgccgccgccatctacCGCTCCATGTGCATCTTCG GGCTCAAGACGATACTGATACCGTACCGTACGAACCTGGTGCGGCTGCAAACCGGGCCGAATTACGCCGACGCCTTCGCCGATTTCGTCAAGAGGGTCGCCTCGTCGTCGGGGAGGCCGACCGGCAGCGACAAGCAGAGAATGTGA
- the LOC127780761 gene encoding 30S ribosomal protein S9, mitochondrial — MLLRRLLHSSRRLGHRLQTLTPASTAAASSSPVSATLPFRRPLPASRLLWPRLLSTSGRDDDPNKPWAFTPEYGDPDPFAAGEGVEAPAGEDPLGSSAAGEDPWAKDFRAEDSEKGDVFEEIFKEEAATAAVASGEKAPGAGADELWTLSGEDEKDPFAEAVLGGGLEGIGGEGAAIDEADAGVDEEEEERKRQERRAREQELMETLKGPNRAFGDLIEASGITEDMIASLILLKDVRGVPGLPPLREIEDETIEKMNATSSRADVERQKQEEIAKARVRQVDEKGRAYGTGKRKCSIARVWIQPGDGKFIVNDKQFDSYFPILDHRADLLRPFTVTKTLGRWDVTCTVKGGGVSGQVGAIRLGISRALQNWEPGLRPNLKAAGYLTRDSRVVERKKPGKAKARKSFQWVKR; from the exons AtgctgctccgccgcctcctccactcctcccgccgcctcggccaCCGCCTCCAAACCCTAACTccggcgagcaccgccgccgcctcgtcctctcCCGTCTCCGCTACCCTTCCATTTCGTcgtcccctccccgcctcccgcctcctctGGCCGCGGCTCCTGTCCACGtccggccgcgacgacgacccCAACAAGCCATGGGCGTTCACGCCGGAATACGGCGATCCGGATCCcttcgccgccggtgagggcgTCGAAGCTCCCGCTGGCGAGGATCCACTAGGATcgagcgccgccggcgaggacccGTGGGCGAAGGATTTCCGCGCGGAGGACAGCGAGAAGGGGGACGTGTTCGAGGAGATCTTCAAGGAAgaggctgccaccgccgccgtcgcttctGGAGAGAAGGCTCCGGGGGCAGGCGCCGACGAGCTGTGGACGCTGAGTGGGGAGGATGAGAAGGATCCTTTCGCGGAGGCCGTGCTCGGGGGTGGGCTTGAGGGGATCGGAGGTGAGGGCGCTGCGATTGATGAGGCCGATGCGGGGgtagacgaggaggaggaagagcgaAAACGGCAAGAGAGAAGGGCGAGGGAGCAAGAACTAATGGAGACACTCAAAG GTCCAAATCGTGCATTTGGTGATCTCATTGAGGCCTCTGGGATTACAGAGGATATGATTGCTAGTTTGATCCTCTTAAAGGATGTTAGGGGTGTTCCTGGATTACCTCCCCTAAGAGAAATAGAAGATGAAACTATTGAAAAAATGAATGCAACATCAAGCAGAGCTGATGTAGAACGCCAAAAGCAAGAGGAAATTGCTAAAGCACGTGTAAGACAAGTCGATGAGAAAGGAAGGGCTTATGGAACAGGGAAAAGGAAATGCAGCATTGCCCGTGTTTGGATTCAGCCTGGTGATGGGAAGTTCATTGTCAATGACAAACAATTTGATTCTTACTTCCCAATTCTGGATCATCGGGCTGATCTTCTTCGCCCATTTACCGTGACCAAAACTTTGGGGCGTTGGGATGTTACTTGTACTGTGAAAGGTGGTGGTGTCTCAG GACAAGTTGGAGCTATCCGGCTAGGGATCAGCAGGGCCTTGCAGAATTGGGAACCAGGACTACGCCCAAATCTCAAAGCAG CTGGATATTTGACAAGAGACTCACgggttgttgaaaggaaaaagcCTGGAAAGGCAAAAGCAAGAAAGAGCTTCCAATGGGTCAAACGGTAA
- the LOC127780760 gene encoding thioredoxin reductase NTRC, which yields MAVTRLAVAAALSAAPPSSRRRRAFFHHSCRPLPSSVAAAKALRASAAPAVDEEAPASPPPSDLGKGVENLVIIGSGPAGYTAAIYAARANLKPVVFEGYQVGGVPGGQLMTTTEVENFPGFPDGVTGPDLMDKMRKQAERWGAELHQEDVEFVNVKSRPFVIRSSDREVKCHSVIIATGAAAKRLRLPHEDEFWSRGISACAICDGASPLFKGQVLAVVGGGDTATEEAIYLTKYARHVHLLVRKDQLRASKAMQDRVLSNPNITVHFNTEAVDVVSNPKGQMSGIQLKRTDTGEESVLEVKGLFYGIGHTPNSQLLQGQIDLDDAGYILVEEGTAKTSVDGVFAAGDVQDHEWRQAVTAAGSGCVAALSVERYLVANDLLVEFHQPVREEKEKEITDRDVEMGFDISHTKHRGQYALRKVYHESPRLVCVLYTSPTCGPCRTLKPILSKVIDEYNEHVHFVEIDIEEDPEIAEAAGIMGTPCVQFFKNKEMLRTVSGVKMKKEYREFIESNK from the exons aTGGCGGTCACGCgcctcgccgtggccgccgccctctcggccgcgccgccgtcctcccgccgccgcagggCCTTCTTCCACCACTCCTGCCGCCCGCTCCcttcgtcggtggcggcggccaaggCGTTGCGCGCGTCGGCTGCccccgccgtcgacgaggaggcCCCCGCGTCCCCGCCTCCATCAG ATCTTGGTAAGGGAGTGGAGAACTTGGTGATCATAGGCTCTGGCCCTGCGGGGTACACTGCTGCGATTTACGCCGCTCGGGCGAACCTCAAGCCCGTCGTGTTCGAAGGCTACCAGGTTGGTGGCGTTCCTGGTGGGCAGCTGATGACCACCACCGAGGTGGAGAATTTCCCTGGGTTTCCGGATGGCGTCACTGGGCCTGATCTCATGGACAA AATGCGGAAGCAAGCGGAGCGGTGGGGTGCTGAGCTTCACCAGGAGGATGTTGAGTTTGTGAATGTGAAGAGCAGACCGTTTGTTATTCGTAGCAGTGATCGTGAG GTGAAATGCCATAGTGTAATCATTGCTACTGGTGCTGCTGCTAAGCGCCTTCGATTACCTCATGAAGATGAATTTTGGAGTAGAGGTATCAGTGCATGTGCAATATGTGATGGAGCATCCCCACTATTTAAGGGTCAAGTTCTTGCAGTTGTTGGAGGTGGTGATACAGCTACAGAGGAAGCTATATATTTGACCAAATATGCACGTCATGTTCATTTACTTGTTCGAAAGGATCAGCTACGAGCATCCAAAGCTATGCAGGACCG AGTACTCAGCAATCCCAACATAACAGTACATTTCAATACAGAAGCTGTGGATGTTGTCAGCAATCCCAAAGGCCAGATGTCTGGTATTCAACTGAAGAGAACTGACACGGGAGAGGAATCAGTTCTTGAGGTGAAAGGTCTATTCTATGGCATAGGACACACTCCAAACAGTCAGTTGTTACAAGGTCAAATTGATCTTGACGATGCTGGTTATATTTTGGTTGAAGAAGGCACTGCAAAAACATCAGTTGATGGTGTATTTGCTGCTGGCGATGTGCAG GATCATGAATGGAGGCAAGCCGTTACTGCAGCTGGATCCGGATGCGTAGCCGCTTTGTCAGTGGAAAGATACTTAGTTGCCAACGACCTTCTTGTTGAATTTCACCAG CCTGTTCgtgaagaaaaagagaaggagaTTACAGATAGAGATGTCGAGATGGGCTTTGACATTTCTCACACAAAGCATAGGGGACAG TATGCACTCCGCAAAGTATATCATGAAAGTCCAAGGCTTGTCTGTGTTCTATATACTTCTCCGACATGTGGTCCCTGCAGAACCTTAAAGCCAATTCTAAGCAAG GTTATAGATGAGTACAACGAACACGTTCATTTTGTTGAAATTGACATCGAGGAGGATCCTGAAATAGCAGAAGCTGCAGGCATCATGGGAACACCATgtgttcaattttttaaaaataaagaaatgcTCAG GACTGTCTCTGGTGTTAAAATGAAGAAGGAATATAGGGAGTTTATCGAGTCAAACAAATGA
- the LOC127780763 gene encoding uncharacterized protein LOC127780763 yields MSAAEDGAAAYWLRWQVLVCGALIVLPTAAAAALLPRLRRAAAPLRGTDLWVPCWARLHPGWLLGYRAFALAAAVALLVRLLLAHGVDVFFFYTQWTFLLVTIYFAFATAISAHGCWVYSNKNLKKADESHEFLSDDVENREFSTSSGEMKRDEEKITNYHEQIANEKRAGLWGRCMQIIYQTSAGATMLTDITFWGLLVPFFYRDKFGLSLVTDGMHSINAVLLLIDTFLNNMPFPWYRLAFFVFWSCSYVTFQWVLHACGAISWWPYPFLDLSSSGAPLWYLAMAIVHIPCFFLYWSIVKAKQTYFPRLFPHAYVRN; encoded by the exons atgtcggcggcggaggacggcgcggcggcgtacTGGCTGCGGTGGCAGGTGCTCGTCTGCGGCGCCCTCATCGTGCTgccgacggccgccgcggcggcgctgctcccgcGGCTGCGCAGGGCGGCCGCGCCCCTCCGCGGGACCGACCTGTGGGTCCCCTGCTGGGCGCGCCTCCACCCCGGCTGGCTCCTCGGCTACCGCGccttcgccctcgccgccgccgttgccctcctcgtccgcctcctcctcgcccatgGCGTCGacgtcttcttcttctacacCCA GTGGACCTTTTTATTAGTCACCATATATTTTGCG TTTGCAACTGCTATATCAGCTCACGGATGTTGGGTTTACTCAAACAAAAACTTGAAGAAAGCTGATGAATCCCATGAATTTCTTAGTGACGATGTGGAAAATCGTGAGTTTTCCACTTCTTCTGGTGAGATGAAAAGGGATGAGGAGAAGATAACAAACTATCATGAACAAATAGCAAATGAGAAAAGAGCTGGATTATGGGGACGTTGCATGCAAATCATTTACCAG ACTAGTGCAGGTGCAACAATGCTGACTGATATCACATTTTGGGGACTTCTTGTGCCATTCTTTTACCGTGATAAGTTTGGACTTTCCTTG GTCACTGATGGCATGCATTCTATTAATGCTGTTCTTTTACTGATAGACACATTTCTCAACAATATG CCCTTCCCCTGGTACCGCCTGGCTTTCTTTGTATTTTGGAGCTGCTCATATGTAACCTTCCAATGGGTCCTTCATGCTTGTGGAGCTATATCCTG GTGGCCATACCCATTTCTTGACCTTTCATCGTCAGGGGCTCCTCTATG GTACCTCGCCATGGCCATTGTTCATATCCCTTGCTTCTTTCTGTATTGGTCGATTGTCAAGGCAAAGCAAACTTACTTCCCCAGATTGTTTCCACATGCTTATGTGAGAAATTAG